In a genomic window of Streptomyces sp. SJL17-4:
- a CDS encoding FtsX-like permease family protein: MNAFALGLRLLWGSGRRGRVRFLLMALGSALGVACLAAVLTIPSILAAHDARTAAREPNPGTSNTLYQEFRDPYGSQPLHRVFVARTGSGPSPVPPGIEKLPADGEAIVSPKLGEILGANPKTAGLIPGRVTGTIAPEGLGDSEDLYAYIGTTPAKLTEAEELGSFGSGRSWREIVEPSTLDILRFTLGCIVLLPLVIFLSICARLSGESRARRLAALRLVGLSVKDTLRVNAGESVVAALVGAVIGIVGYLGANEITARVGLPGLHWYPADGRPSVATVAVCLVGCPALAWVVGQFSARRAALSPISVRRTGERKPPRKFGTLLLVPGVGIICGYCVLSIMGRDPSGGSASSLLVPGAVLLTGAGLVFGLAPITAWLARRLAGAAKSLPVALAMRRTEVDPGSSLRVVTGLVLLVFGASLTQGVLIELGQASRRTAPLQEYNVHLNGLNPEQRKALAKVPGVRTQVVSYSSWDPLDGSDVPHANLVVATCAQLATSTQRATGCVDDRIMQLRDERSNFRYDPKAGERYPFALKNGRKAIFSVPRERVDVLPWSVSVFDSGVLLVPPSRLPSPLADSAGTLTLVSDSDPATVRAVLDGIGAVAPTSPVEPVGIVIDSLAQLAVIRSLLGVGMVLGLVIGVAAFVVSVADRAMERRGQVTALALLGARAGTLRGVQVMQVLLPLVVGLGGAIVAGWLAESSYLITGGGAVHWDWEGLPLLFASALGVLVVAALASVPMVRRHIDPEHIRRD; this comes from the coding sequence GTGAACGCGTTCGCCCTCGGATTGCGCCTGTTGTGGGGAAGCGGGCGCCGGGGGCGGGTTCGTTTCCTCCTGATGGCGCTTGGCTCGGCACTCGGCGTGGCGTGCCTTGCCGCAGTCCTCACTATTCCATCGATACTCGCCGCTCATGACGCTCGCACGGCCGCCCGTGAACCGAACCCAGGGACCAGTAACACCCTGTACCAAGAATTTCGGGATCCGTATGGGTCACAGCCACTGCATCGGGTCTTCGTCGCACGTACAGGCTCTGGGCCCAGCCCCGTGCCCCCGGGTATTGAGAAGCTTCCCGCCGACGGCGAGGCCATCGTCTCGCCGAAGCTCGGTGAGATTCTTGGGGCCAATCCAAAGACAGCCGGTCTTATCCCGGGCCGCGTAACCGGCACCATCGCGCCGGAGGGATTGGGGGACTCCGAGGATCTCTACGCGTACATCGGCACAACTCCCGCCAAGCTGACCGAAGCAGAGGAACTGGGCAGCTTTGGCTCCGGTCGGTCGTGGCGGGAGATTGTCGAGCCGTCGACCCTCGACATCCTTCGGTTCACCCTCGGGTGCATCGTCCTGCTCCCGCTCGTCATCTTTCTCTCCATCTGTGCACGGCTCTCCGGGGAGTCGCGTGCCCGACGGCTAGCCGCCCTCCGGCTCGTCGGGCTCAGCGTGAAGGACACCCTGCGCGTCAATGCCGGGGAGAGTGTCGTCGCCGCTCTGGTCGGGGCGGTAATCGGGATTGTGGGCTATCTCGGCGCCAACGAGATCACGGCTCGGGTCGGGTTGCCGGGCTTGCACTGGTATCCCGCGGATGGCCGACCCTCGGTGGCGACCGTGGCAGTGTGTCTGGTCGGATGTCCAGCGCTCGCTTGGGTAGTAGGGCAGTTCAGTGCACGGCGGGCCGCCCTTTCGCCAATCAGTGTGCGACGGACCGGGGAGCGCAAACCTCCGAGGAAGTTCGGGACCCTGCTGCTGGTTCCCGGGGTTGGGATCATCTGCGGATATTGCGTCCTCAGCATCATGGGGCGCGACCCTTCCGGCGGGTCAGCCAGCTCCCTGCTGGTGCCTGGTGCCGTGCTCTTGACCGGTGCCGGGCTCGTCTTTGGGTTGGCTCCCATCACTGCATGGCTCGCGCGACGGCTGGCCGGGGCGGCCAAGTCGCTGCCCGTGGCGCTGGCGATGCGGCGTACCGAGGTAGACCCTGGTTCATCGCTGCGGGTGGTTACTGGCCTTGTTTTGCTGGTGTTCGGCGCCTCGCTTACTCAGGGGGTGCTCATCGAGCTGGGCCAAGCCAGCCGGCGAACTGCGCCACTTCAGGAATACAACGTCCATCTGAACGGGCTGAACCCGGAGCAACGGAAGGCACTTGCAAAGGTGCCAGGTGTGCGGACGCAAGTGGTCTCATACAGCTCCTGGGATCCGCTGGACGGCAGCGACGTACCTCACGCCAATCTCGTGGTGGCGACCTGCGCGCAGCTCGCCACGTCTACGCAGCGAGCCACAGGCTGCGTAGACGACAGGATCATGCAGCTGCGCGATGAGCGCTCGAACTTCAGGTACGACCCGAAGGCTGGAGAGCGCTACCCATTTGCATTGAAGAACGGCCGGAAAGCCATTTTCAGTGTGCCCCGCGAAAGAGTCGACGTACTTCCCTGGAGCGTCTCCGTCTTCGACTCGGGCGTCCTGCTCGTACCCCCCTCCCGTCTTCCCTCCCCCCTCGCCGATTCCGCCGGCACCCTCACGCTCGTTAGTGACTCCGACCCCGCCACCGTCCGCGCCGTTCTCGACGGGATCGGGGCCGTTGCGCCCACCTCGCCCGTCGAGCCCGTCGGGATTGTCATCGACTCGCTGGCTCAGCTCGCCGTTATTCGGAGTCTGCTCGGTGTGGGGATGGTGCTCGGGCTGGTGATCGGTGTGGCCGCGTTTGTGGTTTCTGTGGCCGATCGGGCCATGGAGCGGCGGGGGCAGGTGACCGCGCTTGCCTTGCTCGGGGCTCGGGCCGGGACCTTGCGGGGGGTGCAGGTCATGCAGGTGTTGCTGCCGCTTGTCGTGGGGTTGGGGGGTGCCATCGTCGCCGGGTGGCTGGCCGAGTCCAGTTATCTGATCACCGGGGGTGGTGCCGTGCACTGGGACTGGGAGGGGTTGCCCCTGTTGTTCGCCTCTGCGCTGGGCGTGCTGGTCGTCGCCGCACTCGCCTCCGTGCCCATGGTGCGGCGACACATCGACCCGGAGCACATTCGGCGGGATTGA
- a CDS encoding DUF4287 domain-containing protein: protein MAENVVKGPASYFPSIEKKYGRPISEWQELIRSSPLTKHMELVSWLKAEHGLGHGHANALVAHTLAEGK, encoded by the coding sequence GTGGCCGAGAACGTCGTCAAAGGTCCCGCCAGTTACTTCCCCTCCATCGAGAAGAAGTACGGCCGACCCATCTCCGAGTGGCAGGAGCTCATCCGGTCCTCTCCCCTCACCAAGCACATGGAGCTCGTCTCCTGGCTGAAGGCCGAGCACGGGCTGGGCCACGGGCACGCCAACGCGCTCGTGGCCCACACCCTTGCCGAAGGGAAGTAA
- a CDS encoding MFS transporter: MPPLTASSLVPSSFRGLPPVVWTIFAGTIVNRLGYLVTPFLVFFLAARGVTGTETSYVLGALGAGNLLGPAVGGVLADRIGRRPTMLIGLIGASAAQGALFLAPGVWTMAAAALLISAAGSTVSPAAYALLADAVDSERRRRAYALFGWGVNIGTAVAGVLGGYLAAQGYWLLFAVDAGSMLAYALVVAVRLRDPERPDRPERPERPERNAKPEKDGIGYGVVLRDRLALLLLPLFGVQLFVYSLTEVALPLAIHDSGLSPAVYGSMAAVNAVLVVALQPFATARLSRFPQLAVQGAGGTLIAGGVALTGLAEGIVGYTVSVVVWSLGEVVVAGIAAGVVANLAPAHARGRYQGAFSWTWGLARFAALTLGVAAYTTLGASVLWWTALVAGTAAALATAALTSRVNARAAHELAA; this comes from the coding sequence ATGCCCCCTCTCACTGCCTCGTCCCTCGTCCCGTCCTCCTTCCGAGGACTGCCACCCGTCGTATGGACGATCTTCGCGGGAACGATCGTCAACCGCCTCGGCTACCTCGTGACCCCGTTCCTGGTCTTCTTCCTGGCCGCGCGCGGAGTGACGGGCACGGAGACCTCGTACGTCCTGGGAGCCCTGGGCGCGGGCAACCTCCTGGGCCCGGCCGTGGGCGGCGTCCTGGCCGACCGGATCGGGCGCCGCCCGACGATGCTGATCGGCCTGATCGGGGCGTCGGCGGCGCAGGGCGCGCTGTTCCTGGCCCCGGGAGTGTGGACGATGGCGGCGGCGGCGCTGCTGATCAGCGCGGCGGGCAGCACGGTCTCGCCGGCGGCGTACGCGCTCCTCGCGGACGCGGTGGACAGCGAGCGGCGCCGACGCGCGTACGCCCTGTTCGGCTGGGGAGTGAACATCGGTACGGCGGTGGCGGGCGTCCTCGGCGGCTACCTGGCCGCGCAGGGGTACTGGCTGCTCTTCGCGGTGGACGCGGGCTCGATGCTGGCGTACGCGCTGGTGGTGGCGGTCCGCCTCAGGGACCCCGAGCGACCGGACCGGCCCGAGCGGCCCGAGCGGCCCGAGCGCAATGCGAAGCCCGAGAAGGACGGCATCGGCTACGGGGTGGTGCTGAGGGACCGCCTGGCCCTGCTCCTCCTCCCCCTCTTCGGGGTCCAGCTCTTCGTGTACTCGCTGACCGAGGTCGCCCTGCCGCTGGCGATCCACGACAGTGGCCTGTCGCCGGCGGTGTACGGGTCGATGGCGGCGGTGAACGCGGTCCTGGTGGTGGCGCTGCAGCCGTTCGCGACGGCGAGGCTGTCCAGGTTCCCGCAGCTGGCGGTGCAGGGCGCGGGCGGCACGCTGATCGCGGGAGGGGTGGCGCTGACCGGACTGGCGGAGGGGATCGTGGGCTACACGGTGTCGGTCGTGGTCTGGTCGCTGGGCGAGGTGGTGGTGGCGGGCATCGCCGCGGGCGTGGTCGCCAATCTGGCCCCGGCACACGCGCGGGGCCGCTACCAGGGCGCCTTCAGCTGGACGTGGGGGCTGGCCCGCTTCGCGGCGCTCACCCTGGGCGTCGCCGCGTACACGACGCTGGGCGCGTCGGTGCTGTGGTGGACGGCCCTGGTGGCGGGCACCGCCGCGGCGCTGGCGACGGCGGCCCTGACGTCGAGGGTGAACGCCCGCGCGGCCCACGAACTGGCGGCGTGA
- a CDS encoding DUF5937 family protein: MESGLSFSAADLAQTRFAVSPMWEVVTSYRVLVGRPDSGPHRRWAAQVRPRIVRAGLDRGWLAALVPAHGYLADFLNPTPARPFPTLATELDALLRTPAGQVRDDLRTLAGGEPSGRLQAFHDDPPAVLRKVVDEIEAYWELALAPYWARIQHVLEADVFHRARQVAEHGSARVLSELHETVRWDDGTLRLVRRHCALSRDQAGSGLLLVPSVFAWPRVLTRSVHPDPPQLAYPARGFGAVWEPRTSDATEAIAAVLGRSRTLLLTQLDTPASTTQLAAHCGLSAAGVSQHLIALRNAGLVTAHRSGRSVLYARTAVADQLLNP; encoded by the coding sequence TTGGAATCCGGGCTCAGTTTCTCCGCCGCCGACCTCGCCCAGACCCGTTTCGCCGTCTCCCCCATGTGGGAGGTCGTCACCAGCTACCGCGTCCTCGTCGGCCGGCCCGATTCCGGTCCCCATCGGCGCTGGGCCGCCCAGGTCCGGCCCCGGATCGTGCGCGCCGGGCTCGATCGTGGGTGGCTCGCCGCGCTCGTTCCCGCACACGGCTACCTCGCCGACTTCCTCAACCCCACCCCCGCCCGGCCCTTCCCCACCCTCGCCACCGAGCTCGACGCCCTTCTCCGCACGCCCGCCGGGCAGGTGCGGGACGATCTCCGCACGCTGGCCGGGGGTGAGCCTTCTGGGCGGCTTCAGGCGTTTCATGACGACCCTCCCGCCGTTCTCCGTAAGGTCGTCGACGAGATCGAGGCCTACTGGGAGCTCGCCCTCGCCCCCTACTGGGCCCGGATCCAGCACGTCCTGGAGGCCGATGTCTTCCATCGGGCCCGGCAGGTCGCCGAGCACGGTTCGGCGCGGGTGCTGAGCGAGCTCCATGAGACCGTGCGGTGGGACGACGGCACCCTGCGGCTCGTACGGCGGCACTGCGCGCTCAGTCGCGACCAGGCCGGGTCCGGGCTGCTGCTCGTCCCCTCCGTGTTCGCCTGGCCCCGGGTCCTCACCCGGTCCGTTCATCCCGACCCGCCCCAACTCGCTTACCCGGCCCGGGGCTTCGGTGCCGTCTGGGAGCCTCGTACCTCCGATGCCACCGAGGCGATCGCCGCCGTCCTCGGGCGCTCCCGCACCCTGCTCCTCACCCAGCTCGACACCCCCGCGTCGACCACCCAACTCGCCGCCCACTGCGGCCTGTCGGCCGCCGGCGTCTCCCAGCACCTCATCGCCCTGCGCAACGCCGGCCTCGTCACCGCCCACCGCAGCGGGCGCTCCGTCCTCTACGCCCGTACCGCCGTCGCCGATCAGCTCCTCAACCCGTAG
- a CDS encoding alpha/beta hydrolase → MTSSSSSPSWSERVVIRDGVRLSCRDWGDRGDWGDRGSSPGSGVDVLLLHGLAGHAGEWDDTARLLRDSGHRVVALDQRGHGGSERHPRDGDLSRAAYVADAVAVIDQLGLDHPVLIGQSLGGSTALLTAAAHPGLPRALVLVEAGPGGASPGVQEQIGAWLRAWPVPFPSRAAAVAYLGGGTDAVGEGWARGLEQRADGLWPRFDPEVMVRSLDENATRAFWDEWAAITCPTLVVLGQGEHGGIIGGDEYAEMVRRRPALHGTSLPGTGHDVHLERPGVLHRLIVDFLAGPCLGVHSNS, encoded by the coding sequence ATGACGTCTTCTTCCTCCAGTCCCTCCTGGTCAGAGCGGGTCGTGATCCGTGACGGTGTGCGGCTCTCGTGTCGCGACTGGGGCGACCGGGGCGACTGGGGCGACCGGGGCAGTTCCCCTGGCTCCGGGGTCGACGTGCTCCTCCTCCACGGGCTCGCCGGGCACGCCGGCGAGTGGGACGACACCGCCCGGCTGTTGCGGGACTCCGGCCATCGCGTCGTCGCCCTCGACCAGCGCGGGCACGGCGGCAGCGAGCGCCACCCCCGGGACGGAGACCTCTCACGGGCCGCGTACGTCGCCGATGCCGTCGCCGTCATCGATCAACTCGGTCTCGATCACCCCGTGTTGATCGGGCAGTCGCTGGGCGGGAGCACCGCGCTCCTCACCGCCGCCGCCCACCCCGGCCTGCCGCGCGCCCTCGTCCTCGTCGAGGCCGGGCCCGGCGGGGCGAGCCCCGGCGTCCAGGAGCAGATCGGGGCCTGGCTGCGGGCCTGGCCGGTGCCGTTCCCCTCGCGGGCGGCGGCCGTCGCGTACCTCGGCGGCGGCACGGACGCCGTGGGCGAGGGCTGGGCACGCGGGCTGGAGCAGCGGGCCGACGGGCTGTGGCCGCGCTTCGACCCCGAGGTCATGGTCCGGTCCCTCGACGAGAACGCCACCCGTGCGTTCTGGGACGAGTGGGCCGCGATCACCTGCCCCACCCTCGTGGTCCTCGGGCAGGGCGAACACGGCGGGATCATCGGCGGCGACGAGTACGCGGAGATGGTCCGCCGCCGGCCCGCGCTGCACGGCACCAGCCTGCCCGGCACCGGCCACGACGTGCACCTGGAGCGGCCCGGGGTCCTCCATCGGCTGATCGTCGACTTCCTCGCGGGCCCTTGCCTTGGAGTGCACTCGAATTCCTAG
- a CDS encoding aldo/keto reductase, with protein MRYRVLGGTGFEVSTYCLGTMMFGAVGNPDHEDSVRVIHAALDRGINFVDTADMYSSGESEEIVGKALRDSSRRDATVLATKVYFPVGGEGPNRGGLSRRWITRAVENSLKRLGTDWIDLYQVHRPDHRTDIEETLDVLGDLVGQGKIRAFGCSTFPAEEIVEAHAVAERRGLRRFRSEQPPYSLLARGIEASVLPVAQRYGMGVLTWAPLASGFLTGKYRKGQPIDLTSGRAALTPHRFDPTLPGNAAKLDAVEEFIALADEIGCSLPELALAFAASHPAVTSVIIGPRTMDQLEGLLKGATVVLTDEILDRIDAIVPPGTNLYRADGAWQTPFLTQPALRRRPLEERAAG; from the coding sequence ATGCGCTATCGGGTACTCGGCGGGACCGGGTTCGAAGTAAGTACGTACTGCCTCGGCACGATGATGTTCGGGGCCGTCGGCAATCCTGACCACGAGGATTCCGTACGTGTCATCCATGCCGCGCTCGACCGGGGCATCAACTTCGTGGACACCGCCGACATGTACTCCTCCGGCGAGTCCGAGGAGATCGTCGGCAAGGCGCTGCGCGACTCCAGCCGGCGGGACGCGACCGTCCTCGCCACCAAGGTGTACTTCCCCGTCGGCGGCGAGGGCCCCAACCGGGGCGGTCTCTCCCGCCGTTGGATCACCCGGGCCGTCGAGAACAGCCTCAAGCGGCTCGGCACCGACTGGATCGACCTCTACCAGGTCCACCGGCCCGACCACCGCACCGACATCGAGGAGACCCTCGACGTCCTCGGTGACCTCGTCGGCCAGGGCAAGATCCGGGCGTTCGGCTGCTCCACCTTCCCGGCCGAGGAGATCGTCGAGGCCCACGCCGTCGCCGAACGGCGCGGCCTGCGCCGCTTCCGCTCCGAGCAGCCGCCGTACTCGCTGCTCGCCCGGGGCATCGAGGCCTCCGTCCTGCCCGTCGCCCAGCGGTACGGGATGGGCGTCCTGACCTGGGCGCCGCTCGCCTCCGGCTTCCTCACCGGCAAGTACCGCAAGGGGCAGCCGATCGACCTCACCAGCGGACGCGCCGCGCTCACCCCGCACCGCTTCGACCCGACGCTGCCCGGCAACGCCGCGAAGCTCGACGCCGTCGAGGAGTTCATCGCCCTCGCCGACGAGATCGGCTGCTCCCTTCCCGAGCTCGCCCTCGCCTTCGCCGCCTCGCACCCGGCCGTGACCTCCGTGATCATCGGGCCGCGGACGATGGACCAGCTGGAGGGGCTACTGAAGGGCGCGACCGTCGTCCTCACGGACGAGATCCTGGACCGGATCGACGCGATCGTGCCGCCGGGCACGAACCTCTACCGCGCGGACGGCGCATGGCAGACACCCTTCCTCACCCAGCCCGCGCTGCGGCGGCGGCCGTTGGAGGAGCGGGCGGCCGGGTAG
- a CDS encoding helix-turn-helix transcriptional regulator, giving the protein MTTIDRRELADFLRRTRDRVRPQDAGLPVGPRRRTPGLRREEVAQLAGMSADYYIRLEQARGPQPSPQMLAALARALRLDTDERDHLHLLAGHRPPAGPMAGDHVSPGLLHLLDQLGTTPAQVLSDLGDVLAQNTMARALLGGVCTVSEHGRNVVWRWFADPEARTAYPAEEHAYHSRLHVADLRAAFGRRSGDPAATRLVERLRGASEEFAELWERHEVAVRRHNRMRVTHPVIGPVDLDCQVLLAPEGDQRLVLFTPPPGTDAGERLALLGVVGTEQFTRR; this is encoded by the coding sequence ATGACGACGATCGACCGCCGTGAACTCGCCGACTTCCTTCGCCGTACCCGCGATCGGGTCCGGCCGCAGGACGCGGGTCTCCCGGTGGGGCCCCGCCGCCGCACGCCCGGACTGCGCCGCGAGGAGGTCGCCCAGCTGGCCGGGATGTCCGCCGACTACTACATCCGCCTGGAACAGGCCCGTGGCCCGCAGCCCTCGCCGCAGATGCTCGCCGCGCTCGCCCGAGCGCTGCGGCTCGACACCGACGAGCGCGACCACCTGCACCTCCTGGCGGGCCACCGCCCGCCGGCGGGCCCCATGGCGGGCGATCACGTCTCACCCGGCCTGCTCCACCTCCTGGACCAACTGGGGACGACACCCGCGCAGGTCCTGAGCGACCTGGGGGACGTACTCGCGCAGAACACGATGGCCCGCGCGCTGCTCGGCGGGGTGTGCACGGTGTCGGAGCACGGCCGGAACGTGGTGTGGCGCTGGTTCGCCGACCCGGAGGCCCGTACGGCGTACCCGGCCGAGGAGCACGCGTACCACAGCCGCCTCCATGTCGCGGATCTGCGCGCGGCGTTCGGCCGCCGGTCGGGCGACCCGGCGGCGACCCGGCTGGTGGAGCGGCTGCGCGGGGCGAGCGAGGAGTTCGCGGAGCTGTGGGAGCGGCACGAGGTGGCGGTGCGCCGGCACAACCGGATGCGGGTCACGCACCCGGTGATCGGCCCGGTGGACCTGGACTGCCAGGTGCTGCTCGCCCCGGAGGGCGATCAGCGGCTCGTGCTGTTCACCCCGCCGCCGGGCACGGACGCGGGGGAGCGACTCGCGCTGCTCGGGGTGGTGGGCACGGAGCAGTTCACGCGGAGGTGA
- a CDS encoding alpha/beta hydrolase, whose protein sequence is MATVTVPVGTARVRYDVEGSGAGPALLLVHGTGSGGAVVNWGQTAPRFATGRTVITPDLSGADRTVDDGGPLTVEALAAQVIAVIEDAGTGPVDLLGFSMGSPVSAAVAALRPDLVHRLVLVAGWAYTEGDEYLRNLFTLWQRLGEFDPAGFGRSVTMTGFSRGFLNSVGREGVEALIPNMPPTPGTLRHVALDLEVDIRALLPRITAPTLVVGCAQDATVPVENSRELHAAIGGSAYTEIDAGHVVFFEKEDEFVGTVTDFLGSGTVDSDSPRSEFRVSVRA, encoded by the coding sequence ATGGCCACCGTCACCGTCCCCGTCGGCACCGCCCGCGTCCGCTACGACGTCGAGGGATCGGGCGCCGGGCCCGCCCTGCTTCTCGTCCACGGCACCGGCTCCGGTGGCGCCGTCGTCAACTGGGGGCAGACCGCGCCCCGTTTCGCCACCGGTCGTACGGTCATCACCCCGGACCTGTCCGGCGCCGACCGGACCGTCGACGACGGCGGTCCGCTGACCGTCGAGGCGCTCGCCGCCCAGGTGATCGCCGTGATCGAGGACGCGGGCACCGGGCCCGTCGACCTGCTCGGGTTCTCCATGGGCTCCCCGGTCTCGGCGGCCGTCGCCGCCCTCCGCCCCGACCTGGTCCACCGACTCGTCCTGGTCGCGGGCTGGGCGTACACCGAGGGCGACGAGTACCTGCGGAACCTGTTCACGCTCTGGCAGCGGCTCGGGGAGTTCGATCCGGCGGGTTTCGGGCGGAGCGTGACGATGACCGGGTTCAGCCGCGGGTTCCTCAACTCCGTCGGCCGCGAGGGCGTCGAGGCGCTCATCCCCAACATGCCGCCCACCCCGGGCACCCTGCGGCACGTGGCGCTCGACCTGGAGGTCGACATCCGGGCGCTGCTGCCACGGATCACGGCGCCGACGCTGGTCGTGGGGTGCGCGCAGGACGCCACCGTCCCGGTGGAGAACAGCCGCGAGCTGCACGCGGCGATCGGCGGCAGCGCGTACACGGAGATCGACGCCGGTCATGTCGTCTTCTTCGAGAAGGAGGACGAGTTCGTGGGGACCGTGACGGATTTCCTCGGCTCCGGCACCGTGGACTCGGACTCCCCCCGCTCCGAATTCCGCGTTTCGGTCCGTGCCTGA
- a CDS encoding winged helix DNA-binding domain-containing protein produces MLGRMGETRARTRTIDAAERRARLGVRHRLAGAARAGSAEEVAESLVALHGTDPASVFLAVGARLAGEAGPVAEVERALYEDRSLVRMHGMRHTVFVFPAALAPAVQASTADPAAVRERTMLLRHLAVGSDFDAAWLAETERLVLAELAVRGEATGTELGRAVPALRSTYVYGKGTRQEGVQSVASRVLRVLGMEGRIVRGRPQGTWTSSQFRWARPVEPDADPDPDPDPGSGPDPDPDPDPDSDSEPESFPPPDHDPLAARAELMQRWLRACGPATEADLKWWTGWKVTDVRGALAAVGALPVALDEGTGFVLPDDLDPVTERAAAPEPWAALLPALDPTAMGWQARDWYLDPEHRPALYDRSGNIGPTVWWDGRIVGGWAQRPDGEIVHRLLTDVGAAAERAIDAEAERLAGWVGGVRVTPRFRTPLERELGA; encoded by the coding sequence ATGCTTGGGCGCATGGGTGAGACGAGGGCGAGGACGAGGACGATCGACGCCGCCGAACGCAGGGCGCGGCTCGGGGTGCGGCATCGGCTGGCCGGAGCTGCGCGGGCCGGGTCGGCGGAGGAGGTCGCGGAGTCGCTCGTCGCGCTGCACGGGACGGACCCGGCGAGTGTGTTCCTCGCCGTGGGGGCGCGGCTGGCCGGGGAGGCCGGGCCGGTGGCGGAGGTCGAGCGGGCGCTGTACGAGGACCGGTCGCTGGTCCGGATGCACGGCATGCGGCACACGGTCTTCGTCTTCCCCGCCGCCCTCGCCCCCGCCGTGCAGGCCTCGACGGCCGACCCGGCCGCCGTCCGCGAACGCACCATGCTGCTCCGGCACTTGGCGGTCGGCAGCGACTTCGACGCCGCGTGGCTGGCGGAGACCGAGCGGCTCGTCCTCGCCGAGCTGGCCGTACGGGGCGAGGCGACCGGCACCGAACTCGGCCGGGCGGTACCGGCGTTGAGATCGACGTACGTGTACGGGAAGGGCACGCGGCAGGAGGGTGTCCAGTCGGTCGCGAGCCGGGTGCTGCGGGTGCTCGGCATGGAGGGGCGGATCGTACGGGGCCGGCCTCAGGGCACGTGGACGTCCAGCCAGTTCCGTTGGGCGCGTCCCGTCGAGCCCGATGCAGATCCAGATCCAGACCCAGATCCCGGTTCCGGTCCCGATCCCGACCCCGATCCCGATCCCGATTCCGATTCCGAGCCCGAGTCCTTTCCCCCGCCGGATCACGATCCCCTCGCGGCTCGCGCCGAGCTGATGCAGCGGTGGCTCCGGGCCTGCGGGCCCGCCACCGAGGCGGATCTGAAGTGGTGGACGGGGTGGAAGGTGACGGATGTACGCGGGGCGCTCGCCGCCGTCGGGGCGCTGCCGGTGGCCCTCGACGAGGGGACCGGATTCGTCCTGCCGGACGACCTCGACCCCGTGACGGAGCGGGCGGCCGCGCCTGAGCCGTGGGCGGCGCTGCTGCCCGCGCTCGATCCGACGGCGATGGGCTGGCAGGCCCGTGACTGGTACCTGGACCCGGAGCACCGGCCGGCGCTGTACGACCGCAGCGGGAACATCGGCCCGACGGTGTGGTGGGACGGCCGGATCGTCGGCGGCTGGGCGCAGCGCCCGGACGGCGAGATCGTCCACCGGCTCCTGACGGACGTGGGCGCGGCGGCCGAGCGGGCGATCGACGCGGAGGCGGAACGGCTCGCGGGGTGGGTCGGGGGCGTACGGGTGACGCCTCGATTCCGTACACCGCTGGAGCGGGAGTTGGGCGCCTGA
- a CDS encoding MarC family protein, which translates to MNAFSYSAAFITFFSVVGPPKVLLAFAGLAQVHPVRQLRTIALISSGAAVLVGLVIGITAPWVLDVFHISTPALQLAGGVIFFIYAVGLVLGLHFGSGTTHQDAPDLPSGVSELLIPYVVSPLAMTAVLIEAAARDSFTWRSTVVGSYVSVIALDLICVLLLAPVLRRTHHATIELLGRLLGLLLAAVGVDLVLDGLSDLDVPGLYQRQ; encoded by the coding sequence GTGAACGCCTTCAGCTACTCCGCCGCCTTCATCACCTTCTTCTCCGTCGTCGGCCCCCCGAAGGTCCTCCTCGCCTTCGCCGGCCTCGCCCAGGTCCACCCGGTGCGCCAGCTGAGGACCATCGCCCTCATCTCCTCGGGCGCGGCCGTCCTCGTCGGTCTGGTCATCGGCATCACCGCCCCCTGGGTGCTGGACGTCTTCCACATCAGCACCCCCGCACTCCAGCTCGCCGGCGGCGTCATCTTCTTCATCTACGCCGTCGGGCTCGTCCTCGGTCTCCACTTCGGCTCGGGCACCACCCACCAGGACGCCCCCGACCTGCCCAGCGGCGTGAGCGAGCTGCTCATCCCGTACGTGGTCAGCCCGCTCGCCATGACGGCCGTGCTCATCGAGGCGGCCGCCCGCGACTCCTTCACCTGGCGCTCGACCGTCGTCGGCTCGTACGTGTCCGTCATCGCGCTCGACCTGATCTGCGTCCTGCTGCTCGCCCCCGTCCTGCGCCGCACCCACCACGCCACGATCGAGCTCCTCGGCCGCCTGCTGGGCCTGCTGCTCGCGGCCGTCGGCGTCGACCTGGTCCTCGACGGCCTCTCCGACCTGGACGTCCCGGGCCTGTACCAGCGCCAATGA
- a CDS encoding YciI family protein gives MKYLVMVEGAQADYEAMVGRPSEDSPAWNKSDLKAMFEHMNAINEELSANGEMVDAQGLAAPSTTRFVTVDGDGRPVVTDGPYAETKEVIAGYWLLDCASLERVTEIAAQVARCPQPAGAPAYPVVIRPVDETGPTQD, from the coding sequence ATGAAGTACCTGGTGATGGTGGAGGGCGCGCAGGCGGACTACGAGGCCATGGTGGGCCGCCCCAGCGAGGACAGCCCCGCCTGGAACAAGTCCGACCTCAAGGCGATGTTCGAGCACATGAACGCCATCAACGAGGAGCTGTCGGCCAACGGCGAGATGGTCGACGCCCAGGGCCTCGCCGCCCCCTCCACGACCCGGTTCGTGACGGTGGACGGCGACGGCAGGCCGGTCGTCACGGACGGCCCCTACGCGGAGACCAAGGAGGTCATCGCGGGCTACTGGCTCCTCGACTGCGCCTCCCTGGAGCGCGTGACGGAGATCGCCGCCCAGGTCGCCCGCTGCCCGCAGCCGGCCGGCGCCCCGGCGTACCCGGTGGTCATCCGGCCGGTGGACGAGACGGGCCCGACTCAGGACTGA